A single Vanacampus margaritifer isolate UIUO_Vmar chromosome 7, RoL_Vmar_1.0, whole genome shotgun sequence DNA region contains:
- the caly gene encoding calcyon neuron-specific vesicular protein has translation MVKLGTNLSDKTEKQPSADDGFDNVPLITPLEVSQLRQSFADKVTVKTTTHYQLQQQQKKKKKMLFIPSIEKLNINLYKDVSDRAKITGLILIMLAFLTSLLLLLMYKAMWYDRLTCPQGFILQERHCTPAALEMFSSEQQNPADIQGNTNSGLYAALSRLNQVKRTGPELPSPWLPVIRALKETDAIKHDSRPVKGALEGEE, from the exons ATGGTGAAGCTGGGCACCAATCTGTCTGATAAGACGGAGAAGCAGCCGTCTGCAGATGATGGATTTGATAACGTCCCCCTCATCACACCGCTGGAGGTCAGCCAGCTCCGGCAGTCCTTTGCGGACAAG GTTACTGTGAAAACGACGACTCACTACCaactgcagcagcagcaaaagaagaagaagaagatgttgTTCATCCCCAGCATTGAGAAGCTAAACATCAACTTGTACAAAGACGTCTCAGACAGAGCCAAG ATCACAGGCTTGATCCTCATCATGTTGGCCTTCCTGACCAGCCTCCTCCTGCTACTCATGTACAAAGCCATGTGGTACGACCGTCTTACCTGCCCACAGGGTTTCATCCTTCAG GAGAGGCACTGCACTCCGGCCGCTCTGGAGATGTTCTCCAGCGAGCAGCAGAACCCAGCAGACATCCAAGGCAACACCAACTCCGGGCTTTACGCCGCCCTCAGCCGCCTCAACCAGGTCAAGAGGACAGGACCCGAGTTGCCGTCGCCGTGGTTGCCGGTCATCAGAGCTCTGAAGGAGACCGACGCCATCAAACATGACAGCCGACCAGTCAAAGGGGCACTGGAGGGAGAGGAGTGA